One part of the Dermacentor andersoni chromosome 2, qqDerAnde1_hic_scaffold, whole genome shotgun sequence genome encodes these proteins:
- the ND-18 gene encoding NADH dehydrogenase [ubiquinone] iron-sulfur protein 4, mitochondrial, translating to MLSARIFSTRFSHLWLSNSAKSVTRTLGSRLASSDSTQVVDYVPEDADAVLRDPDEAKKEKQLAEVITIDTPMDISCLTGVPEEHIKTRRVRIFIPARNAMQSGTYNTHKWKMEFDMRERWENPLMGWSSTGDPLSNMNLDFGTKEAAMAFCEKNGWDYYVDEPAPKRPPRNNYGDNFSWNKRTRVSTK from the exons ATGCTTTCCGCTCGAATTTTTTCTACTAGGTTCTCTCATTTATGGTTGAGTAACTCTGCGAAAAG CGTGACTCGGACCCTTGGTTCCCGGCTGGCGTCATCCGATTCAACTCAAGTCGTCGACTATGTGCCAGAAGACGCCGACGCTGTTCTGAGGGATCCTGATGAAGCTAAAAAAGAGAAGCAGCTTGCTGAAGTTATCACTATTGATACACCA ATGGACATCTCATGCCTTACCGGCGTACCTGAAGAGCACATAAAAACACGACGTGTGCGCATCTTCATCCCTGCCCGCAATGCTATGCAGTCTGGAACCTACAACACACATAAATGGAAGATGGAGTTTGACATGCGTGAACGTTGGGAGAACCCACTCATGGGCTGGTCCTCCAC GGGTGATCCCTTGTCCAACATGAACTTGGATTTTGGAACCAAGGAGGCTGCCATGGCATTTTGTGAGAAGAATG GTTGGGACTACTATGTTGATGAGCCTGCACCAAAGAGACCACCACGAAACAACTATGGTGATAACTTCTCCTGGAACAAGAGAACGAGGGTGTCCACAAAATAA